A stretch of DNA from Vanrija pseudolonga chromosome 6, complete sequence:
ACAACATGGTGGCGGAGTTTCATGGGAGGTCGGCGTTGAGggcggccgcgaggtcgaTGCCGATGCGCTGGGCTTCCTTGGCAGGATTAGCGGGGCCACCACCACGTTGTCGCGTCACAGTCAAACACTCACCTCGAAGAGGGGCCGCACACGCGCAGCGTCGATACCGTCCTGTCCCTCGAGCCGTGCGCCGCATATCCTTCCATTGGGgcggacgagggcgtgcAAGCGGGTGGGGCACGCTGCCTCCTCCTGGGGCGTAGCGTCGACGAACACCACCTCAGAACcggggacgaggaagagcgtgacgaggacgggcagctcgtcgcggccgtccaAGGgtgcctcctcgccgccgccctcgaggtcccagtcgtcggctccacgcgcacgcgcgcggcccttgcccttcgcgccgccgaccgcgcccTTGATGCCCGCCATGTCCTTCTCGTCGCTCACGGCGCCCTCCCACCCAATCTCCTTGGTGCgcgggacggcgaggtcgccgagcgccgcgcgcgccgcggccgccagcgtcgcgagcaccccgccgtcggccgagATGAGGGTCAGGTGCAGCGTCGGCACGAACGCCTTCTTGTCGCTTATGCGCAGGGCCGGGATCGTGGGGAGCAGGTGCTCGTTGAGGAGCGTCGCAAAGTACGACGACTGTTGCGTCAGgtccgaggacgaggcgtgCGGGTACGCCTGGGGGGTGCTGGAGAGTCAGCCGCTGTGTTCTCCACCTCTGTCGATGCCAGagtgctcgcctcgcctcgccgcgccgcgccgctcgcaagcgagcagctcgcgcacctcgcgcacTCACATGTCCACCTCgatcttgcccttggcccCCGCGTCCCCAACGGCCAACAcgacgcccgcgacgacctcggtctcgccgacgcgcacgcgcgcgctcccgttggcggcgggcgcagcgCCATAGCTGACctgcacggcgcgcggctcgaggaggccgcggccgtcgagccgcgTCGCGGGGGACTGGGTTAGGCCGGTGAGGATGTAGCTCCGCTCcgagggggagagggtgGCTGTCattgtggtgtgggtgtgggtatgtccgtgtccgtgtgggtgttgttgacgagcaaggtcgagctcggtTGATGGCTTCGACGCAGCTGAACATTTCAGAGTGTGACGCAGAACTCGGCGCCACCGTGGGAAACCGCCATCCGTCGCTGCCAATGTCGACCCGAAATGTCTGCGATGCGCGAGTTCGAGTCCATCATCAACACCATCACTATGCGCTGGAACATTTTCGGAtcgggcgacgcggggcCAAGCACAGCCGGGGAGGGGGCTGCGCCGgtggcagcgccggcgccggcggtgccagCAACACCTGCGTCAACGGCACCGACCACAACAGCGGCACCCGCCGaccccgcggccgccgcagcttctgccgccccagccccgccgcaCCTCCTTAACCGCTACGAGGCGACGCTGGCCCAGGAGGAGGCGTACCAGGGCGCGCAGTACCCGCAGTTTGAGGACGTGCCGGGGTGCATGCGTTTGTTGTGAGTGTAtcgtggcggcgggcctGGCTCgggtccgccgcgtcgcctcggcccctcttcccgctcgctcgcgctgacgcgctcgctcgctcacacagCGACGAGTTCCTCATGTGCTACGCCCTCCTGCCCCAACTCCGCAACATGTACCGCTacggcgagctgcacgacTGCACGTACAAGTTTGAAGACTTCAAGTACTGCATGAGcctcaagggcgaggacacggaagcgcggcggcagctgtggatcaagcgcaaggccgagtggtgggccaagcggcgcgtcggcgagagcTCGGAGGATGTGTGGGAGGCTAGGACGTGAGTGGGGCAAAGAAGGGCCagctgacgacgacacgcaGAGAACCGCTCAAGAACTTCCCCCCTCTGTATGACGACCCGAGCGAGCCGCCCGTCAACCGCGCTGGCAATAGAGAGTAGACGCAAAACACTAGACGAGATGTACACCATTCACTGGGCAGAATCACTTTACGCTTTTGCATTACTGGCTTTGGCTTTACGGCTTCTCGCCGCGCTACAACTCGGACACCTCCTAGATGTTGAGGCTGCCCATGCGGCTCGCGAGCCCCTTGCCCGCCACGTTCCAAatgacgaggcggccgtccttgccggcaGTCGTGACCTTTGCCACGTCACCGTTCTGCGCCCACTCGTACGGCTCAACCCAGGTAATCGAGTTCTGGTGCACAGTGAGCAGgctgccgtcggcaccgacggGGGTGACACCCGCAGCCGTCGAGCCGAGGCCGCCAGGAAGAGCTGGCTTGGCCTGGCCGCGCGAGTCGGCCTGCTTGAAGAGGTTGAACGCCTCGTTGTTGAGGCGGCCGGGCGCACCGGCACGAGGCGTGCCCGTGGCCGTGGGGGTGAGGCCGCGCGAGCCCGACTGCGAcgggtcgtcgagcgagtgcgAGAAGGTCCACCCgttggcggtgccggcgaaCACGGTCGGCTGGCAGTCGTGGCCGGCAGCAATCAGCTGGTCCTCGGCCGTCCAGGTGAGGGTGAGGTACGGCAGCGTCTGGGTGCGGACCGTGAGCTGCACGGGAGCCTCGCCAGCGCCCGTGGGGTAGACGACGTTGACGGCCGAGTCGTGGCTGACGTAGGCGAGGGCGTTacccgagggcgagaaggcgaCATCGTGCACCCAGCCGCCGTTGGGCGCCTTGAACTCGCCACAGATGGTGTTAAACGGCAGGCGGTCGCCCCAGACAGTGCCCTCGGGCTTGGAGTCGATGCCCTTGATgaaggccgagaagacgatcgccttggcgtcggtcgtaccggcggcgaggagcacgtTGTTGGGGTGCCAGTCGATCGAGAGCACAGTCGAGCGGAGCGGCTTCTTGATGTGCTTGGACACCCACCAGTTGTTCTCCTCGTCAAACGAGCAGACGGCAATGGCGCGCGCACCGGAACCGACGGCAAACTTGTCCTCGCGGGGGCTCCACTTGACGCAGGTGGCCGCGCGGTTCAGgcggaggagcacgagcgcagGCTTCCACTCGCccgtgggcgtcggcgtccagACGTACGCGTTACGGTCCTGCGAACAGGTGACGATGCGGTTGGTCTGGGGCGCCCACGAGATGGCCGTGATGAGCTTGTCGTGCTGATGGTGTCAGTGTGGCTCGGTTAACCTCCACCCTCGAGCCTCACCTCGGCCAGTGTCGTCTGCAGGTCCCACGAGTCGCCAGAGCCGCGCGAGTAGATCTGCACCTCGTTGTTGTTGGGCGAGACGGCGACCTCTGGGAAGAGTTAGTAGGTTGGAACAGACAGCAAAACCCACGCGAGCGGTCGGGGCCAAAGGCGACGCCAGTGAGCGGGCCGAGCGAGAGCTGGAAGACTTCGGGGGCGGACATGGtagaggggaggggaggggagggcaGAGGACTAGCAGTCTACTCTGTTGGATTGGGCAGGAGGGATGTGAGGAGTGATGGTGAGATGGGGACGTGGTGactgtcgacgtcgaggagggcagtGCACAGCTcaagcgacgacgcagcagtGGGCGACGCACGATGACGACACTGGGAGCACGCCTAATGTGTGGTGTGATAGGCGCGCGAATTCGTGGCGCCACTTGTCCTCTTGTTGACACAATAACTGCCTGTTCATCCCTTTGTAAGTACACAATGCATGTGCAGCATGATACGATTGTGTACCATGTACACTTCTATTGATCCTTCTGAAGTCTTCTTTGTGTGGAGTGATGACGGTTACCTCGCGAACCGTTGGCGGCGTTGCGTCTGTTGTTGTTCGAATCTCAACCCCGCGTCTTTGTGTGATCATCCCCCGTTCAACCATCCCGTCATCTGATCTGACCATCGacctctctctctctctctgcctTGCCTGCGCTGCAACTACTCACGCACGACAGCTTCGACTTCTCGCCCGCCCGAGTCGACTGCAcgcgggctcgtcgccgccgtcgtggatTGACCCAGCATCTGGACACCGGCTCACCGTGAgccggcgccagccagtCAATGTCGCGTCGCACTCCCCCGCCCGCATCCAccatcgacgacctgctccaCCCGTCCCCCGACGCCGGGCCATCGCGGCGCACAGCGTGGCCGGCGCGACAACGGCTGCTatcatcggcctcgtcggcctcgacaccgccgcgcgcccgcacGCCGGCCATGCTcccgccttccccgccgcGCTTATCGCGCGCCAACtcggccaacggcggcggcacacgCGACCAGTGGCACGTCACGAACGGCACGGGGCCGTTGACCTCTATAGaggggacgacggcgccggggaaggtcgcgggcgtcgacggcgagccgtCATGTGAgtccagcgcggcgcgagcgacgcgtcCAGCCAACTGACAGCCAGTGACATTacgtggcgccgccggcgcagacGACCCCTCGtcacgcccgccggcgctccCGACCAGCAGATCttggggcggcgggctcgtgTCGACCGCTGTCAACGCGGCGGTCTTTGGCGCAGCGGTCGGATTGTGAGTTCCCCTGTTTTACCGGGACCGCGGGACGGTGACCTGGCGACGGACGGCTCGGGCTAATGTCTACTAGGACCGCCTACAGGATTTGGTCTGACTGGGGTCGACCAGACGACAGTGGTGGCCCGCCACCAGAATCGCCGACCGTGTCGAGCCACGATCTGCCGCCCGCGTACGAGTCGCTCGCGGATAGCAGCGTAAGGTCACACCCCCACTCGTATGGCGGTCACCGTGActcgtcgagccgctcgagcaTGTCACCCACAACGCGaagcacggcgtcgacccctGTGAAACGCTACAGACCAGCGCGGATGCGGCGTAAACGCCCCCAACGCCCATCGATCGCGGATCTGGTGGCTGTCGCATCGACCTCTGCGTCGCCGCTGCGACCTGAGCGAgtgtcggcgtcctcggcgtcggttTCAGTGGCCTCTGGCACGACGGCACCAACAGCACCGGACAGCTTGAGCGTCACGCGTGAGACACCCGACCTATCTGTGCGGtccgatgccgacgaggacgaggaggacgaggaaaTGAACGCGAGGCTCGACGTCATGGCGCAGAGACTCCAGGGGCTTATTACCGAGGGGCGGAGagcgctcgactcgacgccCATTATCGAGgagacgtcgccgtcgcccgatGGCATTCGCGGCTTCAAGGGGTTGGAGGTTGAGCAGGGTGGGGAAGAGCCAGATGTGGTCGAGGGTAACGAAGATGCTTCCCAAGCTCCGGATACGGACACGGGAAGCGAGGCAGTCGAGATTCTGAGAGACGGCTCATCGACTCTGCCGGCACCATCTGGCATGTCCGGCGCCAGCAGATCATCATCGAGCGCAAGCCTagcccgcagcagcacctcgGGGTCACTGGCACGCCGCAGCCAGCGCTCCGTGTCGCAGGGCTCGACGCCAAACTCTTCTGTTAGAGGTATCGCTACCGTCTGCCCTGTGCCGCCACTGCCATGGAGCAAGGTGCACAAGGGTCCAGCGCCGTCGTGGGTGCAGAGACCGTTCAACGCCAAGGACagcccggcgccgtcgcccgagcgCCCCGGCGACCCTTCCAAGCCGGGTGCCGTCAGCCTCGAGCCGAGCAAgcccggcgccgtggccgttgCGCCACCCGACCGCAACGGCACAGTTACGCCACCACCGCAGCCTCAGCCACCGCGCCCCGAGTCGgtgacctcgccgacgtcgcgcgcgagccggaTTCCCCGCCCAGGCGGAGGCCACAGCCGCACGTCGTCCACCAGCACTGGAGTCAGCACGCGGCCGGAGGCCGCAAGCCCGGTACCGAGCGTGCGTCGGCAGTCTTCTCGCCAGTCGACCCGTCCacagtcgacgacgacgacgctgccgcaGTCCCCGAAATCTGCTCCTgccccgccgcagcgcaAGATGCaccgctcgtcgtcgatcaaGGATGCGATAGCGAGTCTCGAGCGctcggctgcggctgccgccatccccgtgtcgagctcgccccagctgacaccgAGCCAACGGTCCAAGATCCCGATTCGGCGCAGTATTGGCGGCGGTCCGCTCAGCCCCCCgctcccaccgccgccggccgaagccaccgacgccgccccgcaGCCACCACTGCCCACCCCGACTGTCAAATAGATCATCTGTGCCCACTGGCACGTTGTACATGTAGAGTGTCATTCGTATCGTTCATGTATGGGTACGGTGTtagcgggggtgggggatgTGCAAGTTGTTTGGCCCCTCGCTGATGATGTCATGGTCTGGTGACCAGCGAGGGCTTGATTGATTGAGACTTGTGACCAGTCTTGCGTCTTGTCTCTGTCCACTCGCCCATCCTCAACTGGCACCATGACCACGACACCACCAGACCCACCCCACAGGCCGTACCTCGGGGCGATAGACCGCACGGACCGCAAGAAGGGGCGGTACGAGCTGACGTCGTTCTTCGCGACGCcgggcgcgctcgacgggctGCTGTGCGACATAGTGGGCCACTTCAGCGGCAAGCTGCCGCGCGTGGACGCGatcgtcgggctcgacgcgctgggcTTCGTCGTTGCCGGCGGGCTGTCGGCATTGACGGGCAAGCCGGCCATCCTTGCGCGCAAGGGGGGcaagctcgccctcgcggacgaggacaaggcgaGCACCGGCGCGTTCGCGGACTATGCTGTTGGGCGGGAGggggccaaggcgctcgagatACGGAGGGATCTCGTGCGGCAGGGTATGCGCGTCATTGTCGTGTGAGTGGGCTCGCTCTTCGCGCTCTTCGCGCGGCTCGCTAACGCTCGCTCGCCTAGCGACGAATGGATCGACACGGGCACGCAAATGACCGCCGTcgtgcgcctgctcgagTCCCTCGGCACGGAagtcgtcggcatcggcacgCTGCACCTCAGCCGCAGCgggcgctcggccgccgccgacgccctgTGGCGTGACTACGACGTGTTCGCGGCCAAccgcagcgacgaggtgcaggcgcagtatgagaaggaggacgaggaccgcGCGGGGGTTACGCGGCCGGCTAGTAGCGCCGCGTAGGGTAGTTGGGCTGAATCATGTTAGTGGTCTCACCCCGCGCAGGCCTCGCGAGGTCCGTCGGGGCGTGACTTGGAGGCAGAGGACGGAGGTGGCCTGTGTTGCTTGCCGATCGATGACCCTGGCGATGAACATGCCATGGCGACTGGGTTTAGATATGCATCCATTCTCTTCGCTACAGACATCGTCGATGTGGGGTGACCGCGCGACgctgggtgtgagtggtTCGGAGTCGTCTGCATTGCTATACTGAACGGGCCGTGATGAGTCGAGTAGCAGGTACCAGGTAACTTgtggctggcggcgtggccaGTGCTGTCGCGAGGTGtgctcgaccttgccgccttGCCACCCTCTGGGCCCCTCTTTCTACACACGCGCATCTCTTGTGCCACAGACCTCCCACTACTCGGATCCGGGAGAGTAAACTCACGTTGGACAGCAGCGCATTTGGCGGACCGGCTGCCAAGTGAGCTGCAACTTCGTCCGCCCCTTCCTTTGCCTATGGCTCCACGCCCGGAAAACGGCTCATGCCCTCAAGCCTCCTACCTACTCGCAACTGAAATAGAAATAGcagacgaggtcgagacaTGGAATGGCGTAGAGATAGCGGAGCACCGATGCAGAGGTGCTCTCCCGCATCGCCGGCGGCCTGGCGAAGTCGGCAGATGGAGCGGCATCTTAGCCTCGCTGCAGCTCCCAACGGTCACATATCGTCTCGTACATCTCACAGAATATAGCCACACGCTACAACCATCGATTGTTGGAGCCCGAGCCCCTCTAAATGTGATGCGGGAGCCGCAGTGTGGAAAGCAACCTCGGCCCAGCCCGCCAGTTGCccgcgccactcgccactgCCCGTCCGTCCACccgacctccacctcgggCACCAATAAATGATGACGATCAATCGGCCCCGCTTACTGAACGCCATCGCGTCGTCCCAACAACACATCaacatcctcctcctcctcctcctgtAACTCCCCACCCGCATCCACAATGACCGGGCCAGGCG
This window harbors:
- the apt gene encoding Adenine phosphoribosyltransferase; translation: MTTTPPDPPHRPYLGAIDRTDRKKGRYELTSFFATPGALDGLLCDIVGHFSGKLPRVDAIVGLDALGFVVAGGLSALTGKPAILARKGGKLALADEDKASTGAFADYAVGREGAKALEIRRDLVRQGMRVIVVDEWIDTGTQMTAVVRLLESLGTEVVGIGTLHLSRSGRSAAADALWRDYDVFAANRSDEVQAQYEKEDEDRAGVTRPASSAA
- the EXOSC7 gene encoding Exosome complex component RRP42 produces the protein MTATLSPSERSYILTGLTQSPATRLDGRGLLEPRAVQVSYGAAPAANGSARVRVGETEVVAGVVLAVGDAGAKGKIEVDITPQAYPHASSSDLTQQSSYFATLLNEHLLPTIPALRISDKKAFVPTLHLTLISADGGVLATLAAAARAALGDLAVPRTKEIGWEGAVSDEKDMAGIKGAVGGAKGKGRARARGADDWDLEGGGEEAPLDGRDELPVLVTLFLVPGSEVVFVDATPQEEAACPTRLHALVRPNGRICGARLEGQDGIDAARVRPLFEEAQRIGIDLAAALNADLP
- the arc1 gene encoding Actin-related protein 2/3 complex subunit 1, which produces MSAPEVFQLSLGPLTGVAFGPDRSQVAVSPNNNEVQIYSRGSGDSWDLQTTLAEHDKLITAISWAPQTNRIVTCSQDRNAYVWTPTPTGEWKPALVLLRLNRAATCVKWSPREDKFAVGSGARAIAVCSFDEENNWWVSKHIKKPLRSTVLSIDWHPNNVLLAAGTTDAKAIVFSAFIKGIDSKPEGTVWGDRLPFNTICGEFKAPNGGWVHDVAFSPSGNALAYVSHDSAVNVVYPTGAGEAPVQLTVRTQTLPYLTLTWTAEDQLIAAGHDCQPTVFAGTANGWTFSHSLDDPSQSGSRGLTPTATGTPRAGAPGRLNNEAFNLFKQADSRGQAKPALPGGLGSTAAGVTPVGADGSLLTVHQNSITWVEPYEWAQNGDVAKVTTAGKDGRLVIWNVAGKGLASRMGSLNI
- the SPAC227.17c gene encoding putative protein, which codes for MRWNIFGSGDAGPSTAGEGAAPVAAPAPAVPATPASTAPTTTAAPADPAAAAASAAPAPPHLLNRYEATLAQEEAYQGAQYPQFEDVPGCMRLFDEFLMCYALLPQLRNMYRYGELHDCTYKFEDFKYCMSLKGEDTEARRQLWIKRKAEWWAKRRVGESSEDVWEARTEPLKNFPPLYDDPSEPPVNRAGNRE